In Aminobacterium sp. MB27-C1, a single genomic region encodes these proteins:
- a CDS encoding DNA-directed RNA polymerase subunit alpha: protein MLDKVELMRPEIRIEECSPTFGRVIVEPLERGYGVTLGNALRRVLLSSVKGAAITSVRIDGVLHEFSTIPGVREDVIELMLNLKHIPVRSYSKDVKVLHLEAEGPKEVVAADIQPDSEIEFINPDAPVCVLEDGAQLSMDLYIEQGAGYATIDRPRPAYLPADALLIDAIYSPVLKVHYDVEAARVGQRTDYERLVLNVTTNGVVAPDVAVGEAAKIIRTYFGFIVEDVDKLHPLEGVDEDEAALLAEETSMEAAEAAKEEDDLLSRPVRELELSIRSENCLLRGGIHTIGDLLTRTRDDLLKIRNLGKISLREIEEKIEKQGLRLSAEKSEEKAVKED from the coding sequence GTGTTGGACAAAGTGGAACTAATGCGGCCTGAGATTCGAATTGAAGAGTGTAGCCCGACTTTTGGAAGAGTTATTGTCGAACCTCTTGAACGAGGATACGGTGTTACGCTTGGCAATGCGTTAAGACGAGTGCTGCTTTCCTCTGTAAAGGGGGCGGCCATTACTTCAGTCCGTATTGATGGTGTTCTACATGAGTTCAGTACCATTCCTGGTGTTCGTGAGGACGTAATTGAGCTTATGCTGAATTTAAAGCACATTCCAGTCCGTTCATATAGCAAAGATGTAAAAGTTTTGCATCTTGAAGCTGAGGGACCCAAGGAAGTTGTCGCTGCTGATATTCAGCCTGATAGCGAGATTGAATTTATCAATCCTGACGCGCCAGTATGCGTACTGGAAGATGGCGCCCAATTATCGATGGATCTTTACATCGAGCAGGGGGCTGGATATGCCACCATCGATCGACCGAGACCCGCCTACCTTCCAGCAGACGCTCTTTTAATTGATGCAATTTATTCTCCAGTGCTGAAAGTGCATTACGATGTAGAAGCAGCACGAGTCGGACAACGAACTGACTACGAGCGGCTAGTTTTAAACGTAACAACGAATGGCGTAGTGGCGCCGGATGTTGCTGTAGGCGAGGCAGCGAAAATTATTCGCACGTATTTTGGGTTTATAGTGGAAGACGTTGATAAATTACATCCTCTTGAGGGCGTAGACGAAGATGAAGCGGCTCTTTTAGCAGAAGAAACCTCTATGGAAGCTGCTGAAGCGGCAAAGGAAGAAGATGATCTTCTTTCCAGACCTGTACGAGAGCTTGAACTTTCGATTCGTAGTGAGAATTGCCTTTTAAGAGGTGGAATTCATACTATCGGTGATCTTTTAACGCGAACCCGGGATGACCTGCTCAAAATTCGTAACCTTGGTAAAATCTCTCTCCGAGAGATAGAGGAAAAAATTGAAAAGCA
- the rpsD gene encoding 30S ribosomal protein S4, whose translation MSRYTGPVCRLCKAEGVKLFLKGDRCFTEKCAITRGENKSKQKKGRPRAKMSEYGLRLREKQKLRRFYGMNEGQFRRLFAEASRLSGVTGHNFLQLLERRLDNVVYRMGLASSRNQARQIVLHGHITVNGRKVDIPSYLLRAGSVVAVAESSKDIALIRENAEVAASRTIPEWLEVNTERMEAKVISIPVREQIDVPVNEQLVVEFYAR comes from the coding sequence ATGAGCAGATATACAGGACCCGTATGCCGTCTCTGTAAAGCTGAAGGCGTGAAACTTTTTCTTAAAGGCGATCGCTGCTTTACAGAAAAGTGTGCAATAACACGGGGAGAGAATAAAAGTAAACAGAAGAAGGGGAGACCTCGCGCCAAGATGAGCGAGTACGGACTCCGACTTCGAGAGAAACAGAAATTACGCCGTTTTTATGGCATGAACGAAGGTCAATTCCGACGTTTGTTTGCAGAAGCTTCAAGATTGTCAGGAGTAACTGGTCATAATTTCCTTCAGTTACTTGAGCGTCGTCTTGATAACGTTGTCTATCGTATGGGACTTGCCTCAAGCAGAAACCAGGCTAGACAGATCGTTCTTCATGGACACATAACTGTAAATGGACGCAAAGTAGATATTCCCAGCTACCTTCTTCGTGCCGGTTCTGTCGTTGCTGTTGCGGAAAGCAGCAAAGATATTGCACTCATTCGTGAAAACGCGGAAGTTGCAGCATCTAGAACTATTCCGGAATGGCTGGAAGTTAATACCGAGCGGATGGAAGCAAAAGTTATTTCCATTCCCGTACGTGAACAGATTGATGTTCCCGTCAACGAGCAGCTCGTTGTTGAGTTCTATGCCAGATAG
- the rpsK gene encoding 30S ribosomal protein S11 has protein sequence MAKRTQRRGKRKEKKNVSYGVAHIFSTFNNTIVSISDKSGNILSWASGGNVGFKGTRKSTPFAAQIAAQQAAKTAQDHGVKEIDVVVKGPGPGRESAIRSLQAAGLQVNMIKDATPIPHNGCRPPKRRRV, from the coding sequence GTGGCCAAACGTACACAGCGTAGAGGAAAAAGAAAAGAAAAGAAGAATGTAAGTTACGGTGTTGCTCACATCTTCTCTACCTTCAACAATACTATAGTGAGCATCAGTGATAAAAGCGGAAACATTTTATCTTGGGCATCCGGCGGTAATGTAGGTTTCAAGGGAACTCGTAAGTCCACTCCTTTTGCTGCCCAGATTGCTGCTCAGCAGGCGGCTAAAACAGCCCAGGATCATGGGGTGAAGGAGATTGATGTTGTAGTCAAAGGTCCTGGCCCAGGACGGGAGTCTGCTATTCGCTCTCTTCAGGCAGCTGGACTTCAGGTTAACATGATTAAAGACGCGACGCCAATTCCCCATAACGGCTGCAGACCGCCGAAGCGTCGCAGAGTTTAA
- the rpsM gene encoding 30S ribosomal protein S13 — translation MARIAGVDLPREKRVEIALTYIYGIGLPTSHKILASTGINPDTRVKDLTEEEAQKLRKEIEEHYKVEGDLRREVTMNIKRLMDIGCYRGLRHRLGLPVRGQKTKTNARTRKGPRRTVAGKKQAGK, via the coding sequence ATGGCCCGTATTGCTGGTGTAGACCTGCCTCGCGAAAAGCGAGTAGAGATAGCGCTTACATATATTTATGGAATAGGGCTCCCAACTTCTCATAAGATTCTCGCTTCGACAGGTATTAACCCTGACACGCGAGTTAAGGATCTTACAGAAGAAGAAGCTCAGAAGCTTCGAAAAGAAATTGAGGAGCATTACAAAGTAGAGGGAGACCTGCGTCGAGAAGTAACCATGAATATCAAGCGTTTGATGGATATTGGTTGCTACAGGGGACTTCGACATAGGCTGGGACTTCCTGTTCGTGGTCAGAAGACTAAGACGAACGCTCGTACACGGAAAGGGCCACGCCGTACCGTAGCTGGGAAGAAACAGGCTGGTAAGTAA
- the rpmJ gene encoding 50S ribosomal protein L36 translates to MKVKPSVKPICEHCRVIRRKGVVRIICSKNPRHKQRQGARR, encoded by the coding sequence ATGAAAGTCAAACCATCGGTTAAACCGATATGTGAGCATTGCCGAGTGATTCGGCGAAAAGGAGTGGTACGGATTATATGCAGCAAGAATCCGCGCCATAAACAGAGACAGGGTGCAAGGAGGTAA
- the infA gene encoding translation initiation factor IF-1: MANKDDVIEVRGTVIEPLPNAMFRVELDNGHKILAHVSGKMRMHFIRILPGDKVLVEISPYDLTRGRIVYRYK; the protein is encoded by the coding sequence ATGGCCAATAAGGACGATGTCATAGAAGTGCGTGGAACCGTCATAGAACCGCTTCCGAATGCCATGTTTAGGGTAGAATTAGACAATGGTCACAAAATTCTGGCCCATGTGTCGGGTAAAATGAGAATGCATTTTATTCGTATTCTCCCAGGTGATAAAGTTTTAGTAGAAATTTCACCTTACGACTTGACACGCGGACGAATAGTGTATAGATATAAATAA
- a CDS encoding KOW domain-containing RNA-binding protein, whose protein sequence is MFRVGQVVISRKGKDAGKWYVVVKVQSENNRIYVSDGGKFPASKPKAKNPSHIQGTRWILDEVEDKISRGKELDKGRLQYLFSQVREMNSTQKQGG, encoded by the coding sequence ATGTTTCGCGTCGGTCAGGTTGTAATATCAAGGAAGGGAAAAGATGCTGGCAAATGGTACGTCGTTGTAAAGGTTCAATCTGAAAATAACAGAATATATGTTTCAGACGGCGGCAAGTTCCCAGCCTCTAAACCTAAAGCTAAAAATCCGAGTCATATTCAAGGGACGCGCTGGATTTTGGATGAAGTGGAAGATAAAATTTCCCGAGGCAAGGAATTAGATAAAGGACGTTTGCAGTATCTTTTTTCGCAAGTAAGGGAAATGAACAGTACTCAGAAGCAGGGAGGTTGA
- the map gene encoding type I methionyl aminopeptidase: MITLKKEKDLQYMRKAGRIVADVLDLIAEIVRPGITTAEIDKAAEDLIAREDATPAFKGYRVPGISIPFPGAVCASINSEIVHGIPSTDRFLEEGDIISIDVGACYHGYYGDAACTYPVGKVSSKRQELIDVTLESLNRGVAAAKAGSTIGDIGHAVESYVVPKGFGLVRDYTGHGVGKHLHEPPQVPNYGYPGRGVTLKAGMTIAIEPMVMSGAEETVVGSDEWVVLTADGSDAAHFERSVLITNDGVEILTPWEWA, encoded by the coding sequence ATGATTACTTTAAAGAAAGAAAAAGATCTTCAGTATATGCGGAAAGCAGGTCGAATAGTTGCAGATGTTTTAGACCTTATTGCTGAAATTGTTCGGCCTGGCATTACAACAGCAGAAATTGATAAAGCTGCCGAAGATCTGATAGCAAGAGAAGATGCGACACCTGCTTTTAAAGGCTATCGAGTTCCAGGAATATCCATACCTTTTCCAGGTGCAGTGTGCGCTTCTATAAACAGCGAGATTGTTCACGGAATTCCTTCTACCGATAGATTTCTTGAGGAAGGCGACATTATAAGTATTGACGTAGGTGCTTGCTACCATGGATACTATGGTGATGCGGCTTGTACTTATCCAGTTGGGAAAGTATCTTCGAAACGCCAAGAGCTTATTGATGTGACTCTTGAAAGTTTAAATAGAGGTGTAGCTGCAGCTAAAGCTGGGAGTACCATTGGGGATATAGGACATGCAGTGGAATCGTATGTTGTTCCCAAAGGATTTGGATTGGTTCGGGATTATACCGGTCACGGTGTTGGCAAACATCTGCACGAGCCACCTCAGGTTCCGAATTACGGGTATCCTGGCAGAGGCGTAACTCTCAAGGCTGGAATGACAATAGCTATAGAGCCCATGGTTATGTCGGGAGCGGAGGAGACTGTCGTAGGTTCAGATGAATGGGTTGTTCTCACAGCAGACGGTTCTGATGCTGCTCATTTTGAAAGATCCGTTCTCATCACAAATGATGGGGTTGAGATACTTACTCCTTGGGAATGGGCCTGA
- a CDS encoding adenylate kinase, whose product MRVILLGPPGAGKGTQAAEIKAKYDVAHISTGDMLRQNVKDATELGQQAQKYMDGGKLVPDELIVKMMGERLKEKDCEKGFLLDGFPRTVPQAESLDGLLENMNLSLDAVILLDVADDIVVDRLCGRRMCRQCGEIYHVSFKPSSQGDKCDKCGGDLFQRDDDKEQVIRNRLKVYHDQTAPLISYYDEKGLLRRVNAGTSSSSVMAEIEALVNEKVAE is encoded by the coding sequence ATGCGAGTTATATTGCTAGGACCGCCAGGTGCAGGAAAAGGAACACAGGCGGCAGAAATAAAAGCTAAGTACGATGTAGCACATATCTCCACTGGGGATATGCTTCGTCAAAATGTAAAAGATGCAACAGAGCTTGGTCAGCAAGCCCAGAAATATATGGATGGGGGCAAGCTTGTTCCAGATGAACTGATCGTTAAGATGATGGGAGAACGACTCAAGGAAAAAGACTGCGAAAAAGGTTTTCTTCTTGATGGTTTTCCGCGAACGGTTCCTCAGGCCGAGTCCCTCGACGGGTTGCTTGAAAATATGAACCTTTCTCTTGACGCTGTTATATTACTGGACGTAGCTGATGATATAGTAGTTGATCGTCTTTGCGGCCGTCGTATGTGTCGCCAGTGTGGAGAGATTTATCACGTATCATTTAAACCTTCTTCTCAAGGCGATAAATGTGATAAATGTGGAGGAGATCTTTTCCAGCGAGATGATGACAAGGAACAAGTCATTCGAAATCGTCTCAAAGTTTATCACGATCAGACGGCACCTCTTATCTCTTATTACGATGAAAAGGGGCTTCTAAGACGAGTCAATGCTGGGACATCAAGTTCTAGCGTTATGGCGGAAATAGAAGCACTTGTCAACGAGAAGGTAGCTGAATGA
- the secY gene encoding preprotein translocase subunit SecY: MLDSFRDAFKLPDLKRRILFTLGVLFIFRLGAHIPTPGIDTAAMARLFEQGAGVLGFLDIFAGGALRRFGIFALGVTPYINSSIVLQLLVVVFPALEKMQKESDEGRKKIIQYTRWGTILFAGIQAIGMTFWLGRLGIFYGGLFAGIIVILTVTAGAVAVMWLGEEITDHGIGNGISLLIFAGIVARIPEAILRSWQMLRLGEMSVLALVVSIALMIAVIAGCILLQEGQRRLPVQYAKRVVGNKVYGGQSTFIPLKVNQSGVMPIIFASSILLFPYSIARFFTGDIALMFQRIFEPGSTTYMVIYVALIIFFAYFYTAVVFNPADVANNMKKYGGFILGIRPGRPTSEFIEKVMSRITLGGAVFLAIIALVPTLMTNLMGITSFYFGGTAVLIVVGVALDTVHQIEGQLLMRHYEGILKRRDSKGGSFLRF; the protein is encoded by the coding sequence GTGCTTGATTCTTTCAGGGACGCCTTTAAGCTGCCAGATTTAAAAAGACGGATTCTTTTTACTCTTGGGGTACTTTTTATTTTCCGTCTTGGCGCCCATATCCCAACGCCAGGTATTGATACAGCTGCTATGGCGAGGCTCTTCGAGCAGGGCGCAGGTGTGCTCGGGTTCCTTGATATTTTTGCAGGCGGTGCGCTGAGGCGATTTGGTATTTTCGCTCTCGGCGTTACCCCCTACATTAACTCGAGCATCGTTTTACAACTTCTTGTGGTCGTTTTCCCTGCGCTTGAAAAGATGCAGAAAGAAAGCGATGAAGGGCGAAAGAAGATTATTCAATACACAAGATGGGGTACGATCCTTTTTGCTGGTATTCAAGCAATTGGTATGACATTCTGGCTTGGCCGTTTAGGAATTTTCTATGGCGGACTTTTTGCCGGAATTATTGTTATCTTGACAGTTACTGCGGGAGCCGTGGCCGTTATGTGGCTGGGCGAAGAAATTACGGACCATGGAATAGGTAACGGAATTTCATTGCTTATTTTTGCAGGAATTGTAGCTCGTATCCCAGAAGCTATCTTAAGAAGTTGGCAAATGCTTCGTTTAGGAGAAATGAGTGTTCTTGCATTAGTTGTGTCCATAGCGCTTATGATTGCCGTTATAGCTGGATGTATTTTGTTGCAAGAAGGACAGCGACGTTTGCCTGTACAATATGCCAAGCGTGTGGTTGGAAACAAAGTCTACGGAGGACAGAGCACTTTCATACCTTTGAAGGTGAACCAGTCTGGTGTTATGCCAATAATTTTTGCATCATCAATTCTGTTGTTCCCTTATTCTATTGCACGCTTCTTTACTGGCGATATTGCATTGATGTTCCAAAGGATATTTGAGCCAGGCAGTACAACCTACATGGTTATTTACGTTGCGCTCATTATCTTTTTCGCTTATTTCTATACAGCAGTGGTTTTCAACCCAGCTGATGTTGCTAATAATATGAAAAAGTATGGCGGATTCATCTTGGGGATACGCCCGGGTCGTCCCACATCGGAGTTTATTGAGAAGGTTATGTCAAGGATCACTCTTGGTGGAGCTGTGTTTCTCGCTATTATCGCTCTTGTTCCCACTCTAATGACCAATCTCATGGGAATTACGAGTTTTTATTTTGGGGGAACAGCAGTTCTCATCGTTGTAGGTGTGGCATTAGACACTGTACATCAGATCGAAGGGCAGCTTCTGATGCGCCACTACGAAGGAATTCTCAAGCGCCGTGATTCCAAAGGCGGAAGCTTCCTCCGATTCTAA
- the rplO gene encoding 50S ribosomal protein L15: MNLHDLRPALGSRRKAKRLGQGHGSGTGKTAGKGTKGQKSRAGGGVRPGFEGGQMPITRRIPKRGFNNARFANTYQIVNLEQIADRFESGSVVGAEELYKAGLIRNLTTPVKILARGEISQGLTIKAQAFSAQAVEKISTAGGKAEVI, from the coding sequence ATGAATTTACATGATCTTCGACCTGCTCTTGGCTCCAGACGCAAGGCAAAACGCTTGGGTCAGGGCCATGGAAGTGGCACAGGAAAGACTGCGGGAAAAGGAACAAAGGGTCAGAAATCAAGAGCTGGCGGAGGAGTTCGTCCAGGTTTTGAAGGCGGCCAGATGCCGATTACTCGTCGTATTCCTAAACGTGGATTTAACAATGCTCGATTTGCAAATACGTATCAGATAGTCAATCTTGAGCAAATTGCAGATCGTTTTGAGAGTGGTTCCGTTGTAGGAGCAGAAGAGCTCTACAAAGCGGGACTAATTAGAAACTTGACAACCCCAGTAAAAATTCTCGCGAGAGGAGAAATTTCCCAGGGCCTGACTATAAAAGCCCAGGCCTTCAGTGCCCAGGCGGTTGAAAAAATTTCAACTGCTGGTGGGAAGGCTGAGGTGATCTAA
- the rpmD gene encoding 50S ribosomal protein L30, producing the protein MAKLRITWVRSAIGQQARQKKTIKALGLKKLHHTVEYEDVPQIRGMINQVHHLVEWTVVED; encoded by the coding sequence ATGGCTAAACTTCGTATAACATGGGTTAGAAGTGCAATTGGACAGCAGGCTCGTCAGAAGAAGACAATTAAGGCACTCGGACTCAAAAAATTGCATCACACAGTTGAGTACGAGGATGTCCCCCAAATTCGCGGAATGATCAATCAGGTCCACCACCTTGTTGAGTGGACTGTTGTTGAAGACTAG
- the rpsE gene encoding 30S ribosomal protein S5, protein MTIKRVDAKGLELSERVVAINRVSKVVKGGKRFKFSVLVVVGDGEHYVGVGMGKAKEISEAVRKGIDKATKNLHELKKVGNTIPHPVDGQFGAAHVLLKPAAPGTGVIAGGVVRAIMELGGVKDVLTKVIGRTSNPVNVAWATLEALREMRTPDEIVRLRGLEAAQPEAE, encoded by the coding sequence ATGACCATAAAACGTGTTGACGCTAAAGGCTTAGAGCTCAGCGAACGCGTAGTTGCCATCAATAGAGTAAGCAAGGTTGTAAAGGGCGGTAAGCGCTTTAAATTTAGCGTACTCGTTGTTGTTGGTGACGGCGAACACTATGTAGGCGTAGGAATGGGGAAAGCCAAGGAAATTTCTGAAGCAGTTCGTAAGGGAATCGATAAAGCGACAAAGAACCTTCATGAACTTAAAAAAGTTGGCAATACTATCCCTCATCCTGTTGACGGGCAGTTTGGAGCAGCACATGTTCTTTTGAAACCAGCAGCTCCTGGTACAGGAGTTATTGCGGGTGGCGTTGTCCGAGCTATCATGGAGCTTGGTGGCGTAAAAGACGTGTTGACCAAAGTTATTGGTAGAACATCTAATCCTGTCAATGTTGCGTGGGCGACATTAGAGGCCCTGCGCGAGATGAGGACGCCCGACGAAATTGTGCGTCTGAGGGGTCTTGAAGCCGCTCAGCCAGAGGCAGAATAA
- the rplR gene encoding 50S ribosomal protein L18, protein MRIVRHRRLRKTVSGTPERPRMAVYHSLSHIYVQIVDDVAGHTLASASTLDKSLRETLSAGTCNMEAAVAVGKLVAERALEKGISAVVFDRGGHMYHGKVKALADAAREAGLKF, encoded by the coding sequence ATGCGTATCGTCCGGCACCGGAGACTCAGGAAAACTGTTTCCGGAACACCGGAGCGCCCAAGAATGGCTGTTTATCACAGTCTGAGCCATATTTACGTTCAGATTGTAGATGATGTAGCTGGGCATACCCTTGCCTCGGCTTCGACACTCGATAAAAGCCTCAGGGAGACCCTTTCAGCAGGAACCTGCAATATGGAAGCGGCTGTAGCCGTAGGCAAGCTTGTTGCGGAGCGCGCGCTCGAAAAGGGTATTTCAGCAGTGGTATTTGACCGTGGGGGACATATGTACCACGGAAAGGTCAAAGCCCTTGCCGATGCGGCCCGTGAAGCAGGCCTGAAGTTTTAA
- the rplF gene encoding 50S ribosomal protein L6: protein MSRIGRKHIPLAKGVTVTTKDDKVLVKGPKGELSCDLVQGIALSVEDNAIVIARDNDEKQTRAFHGMMRALVANMVTGVTEGFEKKLEIVGVGYRAQMQGKKLILNVGYSNPIEYDPPKGVEISTESPIKISVKGIDRQLVGQVAAIIREFRSPEPYKGKGIRYAGEYIIRKAGKASAK, encoded by the coding sequence ATGTCACGAATCGGACGTAAACATATTCCTCTCGCTAAGGGAGTAACGGTCACTACAAAAGACGATAAGGTTTTAGTTAAAGGACCTAAAGGTGAGCTCTCCTGTGATCTCGTGCAGGGCATTGCTCTTTCTGTAGAGGACAATGCAATTGTGATAGCGCGGGATAACGACGAAAAGCAGACAAGAGCTTTTCACGGAATGATGAGAGCACTCGTTGCCAATATGGTGACGGGAGTAACTGAGGGTTTCGAGAAAAAACTTGAGATCGTCGGTGTAGGATACCGTGCTCAGATGCAGGGGAAGAAGTTAATTCTCAATGTCGGATATTCAAACCCTATCGAATATGATCCACCAAAGGGTGTTGAGATTTCAACAGAAAGTCCTATAAAGATTTCGGTAAAGGGTATTGATCGACAGCTGGTAGGTCAGGTAGCGGCGATCATTCGTGAGTTCAGGAGTCCTGAGCCCTATAAAGGGAAAGGTATCCGCTATGCTGGCGAATATATTATTCGTAAGGCCGGCAAAGCCAGTGCCAAGTAA
- the rpsH gene encoding 30S ribosomal protein S8, with translation MYVTDPIADMLTRIRNANVVYHESVDVPHSNVKFNIAKILKEEGYIRNYKVINDPKKPYAVVRVFLNYGPNRERVIQGLRRISKPGRRIYVGKDNLPKVMGGLGIAIISTSQGLKTEAEASQLGLGGEVVCYVW, from the coding sequence ATGTACGTAACCGATCCAATAGCTGATATGCTGACACGGATTCGGAATGCTAATGTGGTTTACCACGAAAGCGTAGATGTCCCTCACAGTAATGTGAAATTCAATATTGCAAAAATATTGAAAGAAGAGGGATATATCCGAAATTACAAGGTAATTAACGATCCTAAAAAACCCTATGCTGTAGTGCGTGTTTTTCTGAATTACGGTCCTAATAGAGAACGTGTTATTCAGGGACTTCGCAGAATCAGCAAACCAGGGCGCAGGATCTATGTTGGTAAAGACAATCTCCCCAAAGTCATGGGTGGTCTTGGAATAGCTATCATTTCCACTTCCCAGGGCTTGAAGACAGAGGCTGAGGCATCTCAGCTTGGTCTTGGCGGAGAAGTTGTTTGTTACGTTTGGTAA
- a CDS encoding type Z 30S ribosomal protein S14 translates to MARKAMEYKAKQPPKFEVRKYNRCPLCGRVHSYMRTFDMCRCCFRKLAREGKIPGVVKSSW, encoded by the coding sequence ATGGCTCGTAAAGCAATGGAATATAAAGCTAAGCAGCCCCCAAAGTTTGAGGTGCGGAAGTATAACAGATGCCCGCTTTGCGGACGTGTTCACTCTTATATGCGTACGTTCGATATGTGCCGCTGCTGCTTCCGCAAATTGGCGAGAGAGGGGAAAATCCCCGGTGTCGTCAAGTCCAGCTGGTAG
- the rplE gene encoding 50S ribosomal protein L5 — protein MNPRFLDKYKSEVVPHLKEQFKYSNVMEVPRITKVVVNIGVSEAKTDSKFMDAAIAELRAIAGQQPLMKRAKKSIAGFKLRQGMPVGCKVTLRGGRMWEFLDRLMSLALPTIKDFQGVSRKGFDGRGNYNLGLREQLIFPEIDYDDVIRTRGMNVAIVTTAKTDEEAFALLKELGMPFSNR, from the coding sequence ATGAATCCTCGTTTCCTTGATAAGTATAAGAGCGAAGTGGTGCCTCATCTGAAAGAGCAGTTTAAATACTCCAATGTGATGGAGGTTCCACGTATTACTAAAGTTGTAGTCAACATAGGCGTAAGTGAAGCTAAGACTGATTCCAAATTTATGGATGCTGCTATAGCTGAGCTTAGAGCAATCGCTGGACAACAGCCTCTTATGAAGCGCGCGAAGAAATCCATTGCTGGATTTAAGCTTCGTCAGGGTATGCCAGTTGGTTGTAAAGTTACTCTTCGTGGTGGCCGTATGTGGGAGTTTCTGGATCGTCTGATGTCTTTGGCTTTGCCGACAATTAAAGACTTCCAGGGAGTTTCCAGAAAAGGTTTCGATGGTCGAGGAAATTATAACCTTGGCTTAAGAGAGCAGCTTATCTTTCCGGAAATTGACTATGACGATGTTATTCGAACACGCGGTATGAATGTAGCCATAGTAACTACCGCGAAGACGGATGAAGAGGCTTTTGCCCTGCTGAAAGAGCTGGGAATGCCTTTCAGCAACCGTTAG
- the rplX gene encoding 50S ribosomal protein L24, with translation MSKMRIKKGDLVKVISGKDKGKEGKVLRNLPKEEKVVVEGVNMVTRHVKPSPQNPQAGIVKQEAPLYAAKVMLVCPTCGKATRVSRAYLESGQKVRVCKQCGEIVDRA, from the coding sequence ATGAGCAAAATGAGAATTAAAAAAGGAGACTTAGTTAAAGTTATCTCCGGTAAAGATAAGGGGAAGGAAGGCAAAGTCCTTCGTAATCTTCCTAAGGAGGAAAAAGTTGTTGTAGAAGGCGTAAACATGGTTACTCGCCATGTTAAACCTTCTCCTCAAAATCCTCAGGCCGGGATTGTAAAACAGGAAGCTCCTCTTTACGCCGCAAAAGTCATGCTTGTTTGTCCCACTTGTGGTAAGGCAACTCGTGTAAGCAGAGCCTACCTTGAGAGTGGACAAAAGGTTAGAGTATGTAAGCAGTGCGGCGAAATAGTGGATCGGGCATAA
- the rplN gene encoding 50S ribosomal protein L14 — MIQLRTVLNVADNSGAKSLMCIQVLGGSGRRYGTIGDVIVASVKEAIPNSNIAKGSVVKAVIVRTRKELRRPDGSYVRFDDNAAVIIDNNGDPKGTRIFGPVGRELRAKKYMRILSLAPEVV; from the coding sequence ATGATTCAGCTTAGAACAGTCCTTAATGTAGCAGATAACTCTGGTGCGAAAAGCTTGATGTGCATCCAGGTTCTAGGCGGAAGCGGACGGCGCTATGGAACCATAGGAGACGTTATTGTTGCTTCCGTCAAAGAGGCCATTCCAAATAGCAATATCGCTAAGGGTTCTGTTGTAAAAGCAGTCATTGTCCGTACGAGAAAAGAACTGCGCCGTCCTGACGGTTCATATGTCCGTTTTGACGACAACGCAGCTGTTATTATCGACAACAACGGAGATCCTAAAGGAACCCGTATCTTCGGGCCTGTCGGAAGAGAGCTCCGGGCCAAGAAGTATATGAGGATACTTTCTTTGGCTCCTGAGGTTGTCTAA
- the rpsQ gene encoding 30S ribosomal protein S17, with translation MEARSPHRKRRVGTVVSEKMDKTIVVRVTRHDIHPLYGKRIVKSTKYMAHDPENTCRLGDLVSIAETRPMSRRKCWVLERVIERAPVFDKAADELAEEE, from the coding sequence ATGGAGGCACGTTCACCCCATCGTAAGAGACGGGTCGGAACCGTAGTCAGCGAAAAGATGGACAAAACTATCGTTGTCCGTGTAACTCGACACGACATTCATCCTTTATACGGAAAGCGGATAGTTAAAAGTACTAAATATATGGCTCACGATCCAGAAAATACCTGTCGGCTAGGTGATTTAGTGAGCATCGCTGAAACCCGACCCATGAGTCGCAGAAAATGCTGGGTTCTTGAAAGAGTTATCGAAAGAGCCCCAGTGTTTGATAAAGCTGCTGACGAATTGGCCGAGGAGGAATAG